Proteins encoded by one window of Verrucomicrobiota bacterium JB022:
- the ligA gene encoding NAD-dependent DNA ligase LigA — protein sequence MAAGKVPADIEKQAAALRAQIERHEHLYRVEHQPELTDQQFDALARELQELEQQYPALVTPASPTQKVGDDRSEGFVTARHRVPMMSLANTYEQGELFAWADRLVNALKGAGVEETWVSRGKLPLLVEPKIDGTAISLTYEKGKLTRAVTRGSGTEGDDVTLNAQTISYLPQQLRGEPGDWPELVEIRGEIYLTYQEFQRINAERQEAGLDTYMNPRNLAAGTLKLLDRRLVASRRLELVVYGLGICEGYTFERQSDLAPTFQRWGLPTVEKFWLVEGIEAAWGAVEELDRLRGDFAYPTDGAVLKLDVRAAQEAAGQTAKAPRWAISYKFAAEQAETVLKQISIQIGRTGALTPVAELEPVLLAGTTVKRATLHNEDEIQRKDIREGDTVIVEKAGEIIPAVVSVVTSRRPADSVPFDYAARLKELGFDAERVPGQAAWRLRTTDNPEQARRGLEHFSGRTAMDIEGLSTKSIELLMEKDLVRDPADIYQLTVDALLALDDRRFRQKSAENLIEGIEASKQRDLWRLLHGLGIPLVGAEAAKILARSFRSVAAIREAKVEKLVALNGIGDKMAESIRQWFDEEKNQALLERLAKAGLRMEASADELPPEPGEASELPLAGKTFVITGTLPSWSRDEAKAVIEKAGGKTTGSVSKKTDYLLAGEEAGSKLDKARSLRVPVIDEAQLREMIG from the coding sequence ATGGCAGCGGGAAAAGTTCCAGCAGACATCGAGAAACAGGCGGCGGCCCTGCGCGCACAGATCGAGCGGCACGAGCACCTCTACCGCGTCGAGCATCAGCCCGAGCTGACCGACCAGCAGTTCGACGCCCTCGCGCGCGAGTTGCAGGAGCTGGAGCAGCAATACCCGGCCTTGGTCACACCCGCGAGCCCGACCCAGAAGGTGGGCGACGACCGCAGCGAAGGCTTTGTCACCGCCCGGCACCGCGTGCCGATGATGAGCCTCGCCAACACCTACGAGCAGGGCGAGCTCTTCGCCTGGGCCGACCGCCTCGTCAATGCCCTGAAGGGCGCGGGCGTCGAAGAAACGTGGGTGTCGCGCGGTAAGCTGCCCCTACTGGTCGAGCCCAAGATCGACGGCACCGCCATCAGCCTTACCTATGAAAAGGGCAAGCTGACTCGCGCCGTGACCCGAGGCAGCGGCACCGAGGGGGACGACGTGACGCTGAATGCGCAGACCATCTCCTACCTGCCGCAGCAGTTGCGTGGCGAGCCGGGAGACTGGCCGGAGCTGGTCGAGATTCGCGGCGAAATTTACCTGACCTACCAGGAGTTCCAGCGCATCAATGCGGAGCGCCAGGAGGCCGGGCTGGATACCTACATGAACCCGCGCAACCTCGCGGCGGGCACGTTGAAGCTGCTCGACCGTCGACTGGTCGCGAGCCGCCGGCTGGAGCTGGTCGTCTACGGGCTGGGGATCTGCGAAGGCTATACCTTTGAGCGCCAGAGCGACCTCGCGCCGACGTTCCAGCGTTGGGGCCTGCCCACGGTCGAGAAATTCTGGCTGGTGGAGGGCATCGAGGCGGCCTGGGGCGCGGTGGAAGAGCTGGACCGCCTGCGCGGCGATTTCGCTTACCCGACCGACGGTGCGGTGCTGAAGCTCGACGTGCGCGCGGCGCAGGAGGCGGCGGGGCAGACGGCCAAGGCCCCGCGTTGGGCCATCAGCTACAAGTTTGCGGCGGAGCAGGCCGAGACGGTGCTCAAACAGATTTCCATCCAGATTGGCCGCACGGGTGCCCTGACCCCGGTGGCCGAGCTGGAGCCGGTGCTGCTCGCCGGGACGACGGTCAAGCGGGCCACGCTGCACAACGAAGACGAGATCCAGCGCAAGGACATCCGCGAAGGCGATACCGTGATCGTGGAAAAGGCGGGCGAGATCATCCCCGCCGTGGTCAGCGTCGTCACCTCGCGCCGCCCGGCCGACAGCGTGCCGTTTGACTACGCGGCGCGGCTCAAGGAGCTGGGTTTCGACGCCGAGCGAGTGCCCGGGCAAGCCGCCTGGCGCTTGCGCACGACCGATAACCCCGAGCAGGCGCGGCGCGGGCTGGAGCACTTCTCCGGCCGCACCGCGATGGACATCGAGGGCCTCAGCACCAAGAGCATCGAGCTGCTGATGGAGAAGGATTTGGTGCGCGATCCGGCGGATATTTATCAACTGACCGTCGATGCGCTGCTCGCGCTGGACGACCGCCGTTTTCGCCAGAAAAGCGCCGAAAACCTGATCGAGGGCATCGAGGCGAGCAAGCAGCGCGACCTCTGGCGCCTGTTGCACGGCCTGGGCATCCCGCTGGTGGGTGCAGAGGCGGCGAAGATCCTCGCCCGCTCGTTCCGCTCGGTGGCAGCGATCCGAGAAGCGAAGGTCGAAAAGCTGGTCGCGCTCAACGGGATCGGCGACAAGATGGCGGAGAGCATCCGCCAGTGGTTCGACGAGGAGAAGAATCAGGCGTTGCTGGAGCGTCTGGCCAAGGCGGGGCTGCGCATGGAAGCGAGCGCCGACGAGTTGCCGCCGGAGCCGGGCGAAGCGAGTGAGCTGCCGCTGGCGGGCAAGACGTTTGTCATCACCGGCACGTTGCCGAGCTGGAGCCGCGACGAGGCCAAGGCCGTGATCGAAAAAGCGGGCGGCAAGACGACCGGCAGCGTGAGCAAAAAGACGGATTACCTGCTGGCGGGCGAAGAGGCGGGCAGCAAGCTCGACAAGGCCCGATCCCTTCGCGTCCCCGTGATCGACGAGGCCCAACTGCGCGAAATGATCGGGTAG
- a CDS encoding thymidine phosphorylase produces the protein MRKKIVSARKFIPPSFAYLIEKKRDGGEFTEDEIRYIVDSVIDKEMPEHQLAALCMAIYFQPMSAQETATLAEEMMLSGEVVDLSRITKPKIDRYSTGGVGDKTGLVLLPLAAACGVVMPNMNGQDEDFVISTLDKLSSIPKFNPQLKLDSFVDQLNDVGCVIAEQNKEIAPVDDILYHMRQATATVPSLPLITASVLSRKLAQGAEGLVVDVKWGNGSFIKEVEQAKQLARFITRVGRSMKRRCVALVTDMNQPLGDTVGTALEIKEAIKLLKGEGPEDLQELVLKMGMEIVRLAGVAGSTLSAKQSVQRALQEGAAFEKFKEMVAAQGGDTSVLDDPSKFPEAKYVRKLPAPKRGYVHTINAGMIARGVQILAEGDKSGKLDPAVGVSEIKKVGTQVKQGEPLMMIHYNDESKLDSALEYLKQAYRLAPKRPTPPELIVERVA, from the coding sequence ATGAGAAAAAAAATCGTATCCGCGCGCAAGTTTATCCCGCCGTCCTTTGCCTACCTGATCGAGAAAAAACGTGATGGCGGTGAATTCACGGAAGATGAAATTCGCTACATTGTCGATTCCGTGATCGACAAGGAGATGCCCGAGCACCAGCTCGCCGCGCTCTGCATGGCCATCTACTTCCAGCCGATGAGCGCCCAGGAAACGGCGACGCTAGCCGAAGAGATGATGCTCTCCGGCGAAGTGGTCGACCTTTCCCGCATCACCAAACCCAAGATCGACCGCTACTCGACCGGCGGCGTGGGTGACAAGACGGGCCTCGTCCTCCTGCCTCTCGCAGCCGCCTGCGGCGTCGTGATGCCCAACATGAACGGGCAGGACGAAGACTTCGTCATCAGCACGCTCGACAAGCTTTCCTCCATCCCGAAGTTCAACCCGCAGCTCAAGCTCGACAGCTTTGTCGACCAGCTCAACGACGTGGGCTGTGTGATCGCGGAGCAGAACAAGGAAATCGCCCCGGTCGACGACATCCTTTACCACATGCGCCAGGCCACCGCCACGGTGCCGAGCCTGCCCCTGATCACGGCCTCCGTGCTCAGCCGCAAGCTGGCCCAGGGTGCCGAAGGTCTCGTGGTGGACGTGAAGTGGGGCAACGGCTCCTTCATCAAGGAAGTCGAGCAGGCCAAGCAGCTCGCCCGCTTCATCACCCGCGTCGGCCGCTCAATGAAGCGCCGCTGCGTCGCGCTGGTGACGGACATGAACCAGCCGCTCGGCGATACCGTGGGCACGGCCCTCGAAATCAAGGAAGCCATCAAGCTGCTCAAGGGCGAAGGCCCCGAAGACCTGCAAGAGCTGGTGCTGAAGATGGGCATGGAGATCGTGCGCCTCGCCGGCGTCGCGGGCTCGACCCTCAGCGCCAAGCAAAGCGTGCAACGCGCGCTGCAGGAAGGTGCGGCCTTCGAGAAGTTCAAGGAAATGGTCGCAGCCCAAGGCGGCGACACCTCCGTGCTGGACGACCCGAGCAAGTTCCCCGAAGCCAAATACGTGCGCAAGCTGCCCGCCCCCAAGCGCGGCTACGTGCACACGATCAACGCCGGCATGATCGCCCGCGGCGTGCAGATCCTGGCCGAAGGCGACAAGAGCGGCAAGCTCGACCCGGCCGTCGGCGTCAGCGAGATCAAGAAGGTGGGCACCCAGGTCAAGCAAGGTGAGCCGCTGATGATGATCCACTACAACGACGAGTCCAAGCTCGACAGCGCCCTCGAATACCTCAAGCAGGCCTACCGCCTCGCTCCCAAGCGCCCGACCCCGCCCGAACTCATCGTCGAGCGCGTGGCCTAG